The Pyramidobacter piscolens W5455 genomic interval CTTTCTGGAGTTCCATGTCAAGCAAAACCATACTCACGCACTCCTATCGCATGCTATACGCTTCCTAAACTATGCCGATTCTTGATAAAAAGCATTGACGCAGTTTGATGAGCGCTGCGAAGGAGTCCAGTCGCGCAGGACTTTCTTGATCGCTGCGCAATCTGCGCAACTCGCTTTGCGGACCTCCCCCGAGATGCCCTTGTTATTCGGCGTTTCAATCAAGAAATAATATGAATCAAGAAACAGTATCACTGGGCGAAGCAAATTTCAGGACGCGGCATTGCCGCCCCCTTTTGCCCGCCCAGGAAATCCTGCGCGAACTGCGCCGTCAGCGCGGCGCTGACGGGCAGACAGTCTTCGTCGGCGTCGAACCGGTCGCTGTGCTGCGGCGCGCCGCAGCCTTTGTCGGGATTGGCGCAGCCCACGAAAGCCAACACTTCGGGGCAGATCTCACGGTAGCGCGCGAAGGTCTCGGAAGCCATCCACGGTTCGCCGGCGATCGCTTCGGCGCCGGTTTTTTCCGCCGCCGCGCGGGCGAGCGCCGCCAGCGCCGCGTCGTTGACCGAGGGCGGGCACCAGTTGCGCCAGTGTACTTCGGCCGTGCAGCCGTCGGCCATGGCGATCCCGGCCGCCGTCTGTTCGAGCAGCGCGTGCAGGTCGCGCCCCACCTGCTCGCTGAAAAAGCGCAGGCTGCCTTCCATGCGGCATTCGTCGGGAATGCGGTTCCACGTCGAGCCGCCGTGAAAGTTGCACACCGTCAGCACCGCCGCCTCGCGGGCGTTGACGCGGCGCGAGACGATGGCGTTGGCGCCGCAGAGGATCTGCGCGGCGCAGTTGATCGGGTCGAGGCCGAGGTGCGGCGTGGCGCCGTGCGCGCTCTTGCCCCGCACCTTCACGGCGAACGTCTCGCAGCCCGTCGTGCAGGATCCGTCGATCACCGCCACCGTGCCGCAGGGAAAGGCGGCCTGCACGTGAACGCCGAAGACCGCGTCGACCGGTTTCAGTTCCGCCAGCAGGGCGCGCGCGTCGTCGCCCAGGCCCATCTCCTCGCCGGACTCGAAGCAGAAGATCAGCTGTCCCCGCAGCCGCTCCTTCATGGCGCTCAGCCGCCGCGCCGCCGCCAGCATGCCCGCGGTGTGGAAGTCGTGGCCGCACATGTGCGCCGCGCCGTCGATTTCGGAGACGAACGCCTTGAGGCCTTTCAGGTTGCAGGCGTTTTCCTGCAGCGGCAGCGCGTCCATGTCGGCGCGCAGCGCCAGCGTCCTGCCCGGACGTCCCGTGTCGAGCACGCCCAGCAGGCTGTTGCCCCGTTCCGGCGCGCGGATCACCTTCAGCCCCAGGCGCTCCAGCTCGGCGGCGACGATGCCCGCCGTGCGCGTTTCCTGCCCGCTCAGCTCGGGATGGCGGTGCAGGTCGCGCCGCAGCGCCACG includes:
- a CDS encoding M20 metallopeptidase family protein, giving the protein MNRIPIEDEIVALRRDLHRHPELSGQETRTAGIVAAELERLGLKVIRAPERGNSLLGVLDTGRPGRTLALRADMDALPLQENACNLKGLKAFVSEIDGAAHMCGHDFHTAGMLAAARRLSAMKERLRGQLIFCFESGEEMGLGDDARALLAELKPVDAVFGVHVQAAFPCGTVAVIDGSCTTGCETFAVKVRGKSAHGATPHLGLDPINCAAQILCGANAIVSRRVNAREAAVLTVCNFHGGSTWNRIPDECRMEGSLRFFSEQVGRDLHALLEQTAAGIAMADGCTAEVHWRNWCPPSVNDAALAALARAAAEKTGAEAIAGEPWMASETFARYREICPEVLAFVGCANPDKGCGAPQHSDRFDADEDCLPVSAALTAQFAQDFLGGQKGAAMPRPEICFAQ